aggagACCATTTGGAATCTAGGAGGCAGGTGCAGAACAGTTTGTAGAGTTGGGGGTCTTTCCTCACTCTTTCTGCAGTGAGGAAAGTCTTTTCCCAAGGACACAGAAGCACTGAAAGCAGAGTGACAGTGGCAGCATTTcactcctgctcagcagcactgagtgACTCCTGAGGCACTGAttgctgcctgtgcccagcccagcagttcTGTGCTACTCTGGGCTTTCCTAGGTGGAACTCAGTGGAAAGAGGGGCTGTTCCATAGCCGGTCACACTGCCCTACATCAGGAAAACACAGCCTCTTCTCTTGAAACAGCATTTCTGTTGGTCTGATTCCACTACCACCCAAAAAGCAGTGTCAGGTAGATTGTCTGAAAGTGTAAAGGAAACAACTTCTTAGAGATCAGAAGAACACCTTCCTACCACAGTGGTGGATCCCTTTCTGATCTTTCATTTCAGTGCTGTGCAAGTTACGACACTGGGGTAGACATTaaagctgctcctgtcccactTCAGCACAATCACAGTAACTTCTGTAGAGAgcaacaggttttttttttttttttgtcagagaTTAGATTGTCATGAGTATCTCAAACTGTTATTAAAGTGGAGTCAAGTTTAGCTGAGTGGCCAAGCAGGTGTGTAGGGAAAGGCGTGTAACAAGGCTCTGCTCAAAGAGCTCCATGGTGTGCTCAAAGTTTTATTGAGTATAGGCcctacaattttaaaaattctcttaaAAATCACTCATCAGTGAAACAAAGGAAAGATTTTGTATggggttgttgttgtttataGAAAACCAGAGAGGGAAATTTACAGGGACTATTGAAAATGACAGGGTCTGCAAAACATGCAGCTCCTGTTTCCTGACTGCCAATACAAAAACTCAGGCATCTCCTGAACTCAgtttctctgcagcacagcttctgGATGTGGGTACATAGTGTCCATGAAACTAGAGCTATGCAAAAAAGCCTATTAAAACTTGCAGGTCAAATGCTATCATAAATTCAATGTGTCTATAAACCCTTTAAATCCCTGCTCCATACTGTACTCTGGCAATTTCAGAAGCAGTTACCACTTTGCTGTTCCTGCCAGATCTCAACAAATGGAGCTGTGACTGGACGTTGTCACATGCTCCAAAAGGTGCTAAGTTTGATTCTGCAAAAAtgcctttttgtttccatttcgGTGGAGCTGGGGGCACTTGGGCACAGGGTTTGGAAAGACTGGAGTTTTCCAAGGCATCACTTCCTGAGGTAATTTCAGTCGTTTGGAAAAGACTTCAGTGTCCCAAAGGCCCAGAGGCCACATTCCTGGGGTGCCCAGCGGCCACCCTGGAGCGAGCAGAGTTTTCACCCGCGTTTGCTCTTACCTGCCATTGCTGGGGAGCGCTGGGGAGCTTCACTCTTGATAATCTGGTACTGCCTGAGAACTCAAGTGAGAGATTTGCTGGTGAGAAACATCAGGACCAGGTGCGAGAGGAATCGCTGTTTCAGCGGGAGATGTGCCGTACTGTGACTACGGGCACCCAGCACAGCCGGGCACTGGCCGAGCGCGGCCCGCCGGAGCGGGAGGGAAGCCCTCGGCTCCCGGCCCGGGCCCTGGAGCAGGAATTCTCCTCCGGCCGCCGGACCGGCGCTTGGCGGCCGCCTCGGCCCGGGGCTGCGCCGGGTGCACGGCGCCGCTCCCGGTCCCGTGCTGCCCTCTGGAAAGCGGCTTCGGAACAGCCGCCGGCGCCCCGGCCCCAGCGCAAGCCGGGCGGCCCTTACCTGCTCCCCGGGGCCCGGAGCACATCTGTGGGGCGCTGAGAGCGGCCCTTCCCGGcggccccgctgcccgcccTTCCCGGGCCCTGGGGCAGCGCCGGCGCGGGGCGGGATCGGGATCGGCGCCGcccgcggctccggctccgCTCGGGGCCGCGCTCGGCCGGGAGCGCGCCCCCGCCGCTGTGACAGCGTGTGACACCGACATCATCCCtggatactttttttttattttgggcctctgctcttctccaagTACAGAGCTCGTCCTTCATTTCTACCAGCAATGCGGTATGAGCGCTCCTAAACCACCCACCTACCCTTTTCtgctcttccagggatggcatGTCTGCTTTGTGCCTTGTGCTGGCCCAGTGTGcatctgctgggagcaggggctcCTCCCTTGCAGCTTTCTGGAAGGTGTCTCATGGGAaagacaggtgggacacagaAGGATGCAGGCGGCTGTGGGTTTGGAGAGATAGGACAGCCTTGGTGATCACTTCCAAGATGAAGTTTTCTCTCTGAGTATCAAGACTGCCCCGTGATGGGCAAACTGAATAAACAGCTTCATTCAGAGACTTtggaggggggaagaaaagcTGAGTGCAATCGTTTTCCCCTGGGGAAACAAAGTTGACAGTGGAACTGATGCAGGACCAGCAAATTCCTGTTTTCCATTCATTCTGGATCAGCTGGGATTGAGAGAACAAGAGTTTAATGCTCTGACAGCTCCTGATGCAAGGGCTGATCACACTTACTGTAAAGAGGAGACTCAGGACTAAATGTTAATTGTGACACTGAGCTCAATGTAGTTTAAATGCAGCAATTTTGTGTCCATCCACACTGTCAGGTATCACAAGGAGAGCATTATTGAACCTGCAGTCCAGAGAGTCTGGAACAGTTACCAGGTAAATAAAGCAACTGCAAATTCAGATGTTGTATCTCTGCTGGGCCAATTGTGCAGTTTTGGTCTTCTCCTGCAATCCAAAACATTACAGGAAGCTTTTGATAGCATTTGACTGCTGAGCTTTCttatggtttgttttttctaattttgagCTTTGCATTATTTATGCAGCTGAAGGCTGGAAGAGAGACGGCTGAATTTATAAGAATTGCTTGGTTCAAAAGGTATATGTCTCATCCAGTGTGGTTTTCCCAGCAAGTACTAGGCAAAGACAGGGAGATATTGGCATCTATTTGCATGTGCTTAGAGGTCAAATCAGCTGATTTTTTTGCCAGCAGGATGAAACCTGCTGTGTGTGAAATTTGCAGGTGTCATTGCACCATTGGAAACATTGTAGGGACTGATGAATAAAAAGCATCAAATCTCCACAGTGCTAGACCAAGGCCGCCTGGAATGCTTACCTCGTTCCTTAACTAAAAATCCAATCACAGTAAGCTTGTGCCATAATGGGAAGATGGCTTTgtacctcttttcctggtattaACTTTAAGGGCTGTACAGTAGTAGTAAACTCTGCCAACAACAGTTTAAATATTAagtctccttcctctcctcctgtagTTTGCTGCCAGGTATCTCTTTAGAGACTTTTCCCTCTCCATTTCTCTGATGAATTTCAAGTTCTGTAGGGACCCGAGCATAATCATtctctggctgtccctggcttAACACTCTGCCTGGCCCAGCAAGGATGAGCATTCTCTCACACAGGAGGTTTCCAGCTCTGGAGATGACTCATGCTGGAATATTAATTCTGGGCTCTATACTCTGTCCAGAACTCTGAGGAGGGGGATGATCAATGGGCAAAACTCCAAGGAAATACTTGTCTATAATCTTTCTGTAATGtaccttttaattttaaaagtaaagcaTTATCTGTTCTGATTGATCCCCCTGCTGTCCAACAACCATGAATATTATGCTGAAGAACTGTTTTTAGAGAAAGAAGCTGTGATCTTAGCTAATTTTGCATCATCTGTGCACCAAAACTCATACTGTATTTCTCTAAGCCCTCAGAGGGCTAAGGTGGGAGAAACTGCAGCAACTAACAGAGCTGATGCTTGTGGAGAAGGGTTGCATCCCCCTGGGGAGTATGAATGCAGAATGGGAGGTTCCAAGGGGCTTTGGAATCACTGTGGTTGGTAACTGGCTGCAGCCACAACTTTTCACTGTAGTTAAGTTCAAAAGAGCACTACCTGACATTTCCCATAGATGCTGAGCTGTGGCCTAGCAACAGATGGCAGAAATATAAGGGTGTATGTGTAGAGTACATTGAGAGGATTAAATTTTCTCTTGGATTCTTACTGAATTCCAGGAAGGAACCACCTTTGCTCTGGTATGTCTCACTGGGGTACCACTGCATTTGCAGTTTTGGCAATCTGTTATGTGGACAAGATGGTTAGGTCTTGGTTTATTCCCTCTGTTGAATGTCAACAAAATGCTTTCTCATTTCATCAAGGGCAATACAGAAAAAGCTAGGGGGTATTGTGGCTCCATAGTCCTAGGGAAGAAGCTGGACTTTTGTCTCCTTTCTGAGTTTTTCAAACATTTCAGGCCTCCTGTGTATTCAAGCTGCATGAAAACGAGCATTTTAATACTCTTAGAATGATGAGACAATTATCCAGCACTGACTTGAGTGTAGTGTCAGCTTAAATTCTTTGCATCTTTTCTGTAGAATATAGCCTCTTTAGGCTTTAAGATATCCAATAACACAGTAggattttgaaaagaaaagtagTACTTGCATTGTGCATGGTATTAGTTATTGGCTGTTTCTCTCTTCAGCACAAACTTTTGATGAATACTTTATTACAAAGCATAttcctctgcaagcaggcagctCACCTCAGTGATGCTGCTTCAGGAACCCAAAATTAAACCACAGAATGAACTACACCTGGCTTTAAatgtcagggtttttttaaatctggatTGAAGGCACCTTGCACTGACTGCAAGACATCAGTCTTGGTTTCTCTAGGCTATGAGGCTTCTTGGTAATATAGCTCCAATGGGtatctgtttgttttcctctacTGTTCTGCAGTCGCAAGCATGTTTGACCTGCCATGTCAGAACaccaaataaaagaaataccATCATGATTTCTGGAAAAAAGAGTCATAGGAAAAGATCAGACCGCTGCCTAGACATCTGTGGGAGAGCAGGACCACCAgcaacaaaaaacaaatcccCAGACTAAATGTGGAAAAGCATGTTCCTTCACACCCTTTTCCCCAGCCTGAAGTGCAGATACAAGTTACTCACCTAATTCTAGTTTCATTTTCATGAAATCAGTGTTGGTTTGGCAGGGTGACATTTGACTTTTAGCATAAAGTGATTTAGAAGGACAATTATTCTTTAGTTCAAAATGGCTGTAACATTTCCAGTGCTGCTAAAACAGCAATACTGCcacttcttttctctctccttatTAACCACAGAACGAATCTCTGTTGGTTTTATATGTGGTAAAATTCTCCCGAGTTTTGGAAAGGCGTGTATCAGAACACACGTGCAGCCCAGCACAATGTCCTGCAGAGCACACGCTGCAGACACACCAGGACAAGGACAATAATCCTTGGCTCCACACCCACTGTCACTGCACAGTTGATGGCTTCCAAAGCATTTCAACAGCAGCACACTTGTGGAACCTGACAGCTTTGGCTCACATGCCCCACAGCAGACACCTGCAACAGcttggggcagctctgcttcctgGGAAATGTCTCTGCTGAACGTGGCCCTTCACTTCATACGGGAGCGAACTAGAACACGTGATTGGTGTtagagagcaggaaaaaaacaggattCCATTTTGTCTCTACAAAGGGTAATCAAAATAGGGAAGTCCATTTGATTTTTAGGAAGCTGCATACTTTGCAAATGGAAGTTGTAGTCTACAAAGGAAGGCAATTCATGCACTCACCGATCTAtgaaatctgcctttttttttttcccttttctgctaTCTGTTATGGCTTTAACATTGTTTTGTAAATATGTATAAAAGCCTAGGGCTGCCCACATGGCTTTCCAGCTGTTTAAGACACTTTGCAACTGTACATCCTTTTGCAACAGTACTCATGATCCGGTTTTGTTGCTCCAAGGCCCAAGTGTGGAGCTCTCACAACCAATGACAAGTGGCTTTTAATTGACAAGTTTGGTATGGGCAAGATATTCCCTGGTAAAGGAGAAAAGAGTGTTAAAATAAACTTGGCCATGTACATTACTTTTTCACAAGCAGCAATGGTAACATCAGCCATGAAAAATCACATATGTTATCAACCACAAGGAGGCAGGATGACACCATTTAAGTGAGCAGAGAGAACTTCACAAAGAGTTTTTCACCCAGCCTTGAAGGGAATCCCTTGGGAATCACTGAAGATAAATGCCATGTTGTCAGTTAAACTGATAGATGTAGTATTCAAGAttcttaaaatgtatttgaattAGGAGATTAGTGTTCAGGTATTTAGATAGAGCATCAAAAAGAATGGAGCAAAAGAAAATCTTGTCTCTGTAGCCTTGCACTTGAACACTACTTGAAATACCACTCAGGAGAGCAGTCTATGGGTTCTTCCTTCCAAAGAGTCTTCAGACGCTGGGTCCAGGCAGCCAgcatctccttcctcttctcctcagagacactcTCTGGAGCATAACAGATGTGAGGTTCAAGGACTTTGACACCACAGAAGTGCATGATTCCAtgctggatttaaaaaaaaaaaaaaaaaaaaaaaaagctcaggaaatatttcctcttaCTTTCATTTGAAGAACATGCAAGATTCAAATCTGTTCTGTTTCTCTGATCCAATATCAGTCAGGTTCTCTAAACCTGTGCATTTGTCAGGAGAAGGGAAGTAAGTTGCTGTTAAACATATAGGACTGTCCTCTTTGGATGCTGTACGCTGTTCAATTTGCAAGGATAAGGGACAGTCTAAAGTTCATTGTCTGCTTTGAACCTCCTCGGATTCTTCCTGAACTGCAGTGTCTTTCACATCTACTTCCATGTTggtttcttggatttttttttgttttggtttgttttggtttttaagcTTTTGCCTCTGGCTTCAACAGGAGGCTTCAACAAAGGTTCCTGTGGGAAAGCTAGTGCCTGTGGAAGTTCAGCTTgccattttctctctgtgtgtttcTGAATTCAGAGTTGTGTTTCACGTTTTTGTCACATTTGCTTgtgagctgtgcagctggacaGCTCCTCAGGGGTGAGGAGCTGGTAACTGCAGTGGGGAGGAGATCATGGCATCCTTCACAAACTGGGTAACCACGGGGAACAGAAATCCTACATGCTAGAGCTAAAGGAAAGCCTGTAACACCAGAGACACCAGAAAAGCTGACAGCAGAAGCTTTCCCCAGATTGCAAGCTGGAGGAAGGGGGACAAAACAACTTTAAAACTCTATAGACTTTCAAAGTAATCTCAGGATTTTTGAGCCCAGTTTATAACCTGCAGATGCTTGCAACAGGCAACttaattatttcttattatGTTTTGTATAAAATAATCAATAAAACAACTGTTTATAAATATCTGAAATagtaaaaattaaagcaaacatTAACCAAATATTCATATATTATACCTGCATGGGCCATAGGAGATAGCGAATATCACCACTGATTGCATACTTCTCTTTGCTTCCTCCCGTagtgaaagaaaacaaggatAATTTGTCCTAGAATTAGGAAAGTGGTGCTTGAGTTAGACATGTTTAAAGAAGAGTGGCTGTATAGTTCCATGAATTTCTAGAGGAGGGGGTGTCTACTTCCTTCCCAGGTGTTCCAAGGACAGCCAGTTCTGAGGCAAAGATTGATGTCTTACAATTACATCACTGGATTGAGTCTGGGCTTTGGGCAGAGTTgggttaaaaagaaaaccaaacatgtGTCTGACACCCTTGTGTGAAGTAGGGctgatcctttttcttccttatgcAACATTTGGCAAACTGTAGCTGGAAAGCCCTCTGTTACTGTAAAAATCTCTATTCCTGTCCTCTCTGACTGCAGAAATTTTTTTGCTGAAGTCCCCCTTCAAACTTGGTCTTGCTTAACCACCATTATCTTCTGCTCCTGTGATTATGGTATTAGCCCTGTACTCAGCTTCTCTCATCTCAGCTTTAGCTTCTGTCATCAAACTAACATTTTTCCAGTGGAGTATCCCAAGTGTCCTGAGTCTGTGCTCCATCTGAAGCTGTGATCATTGGGGATTAACGCCTGTTTCTGTCAGCAAGACAGCCACTTCTGAAATTTAAAGAAACTAAAATGTTTGAAATTGTTAAGAACATCAGAACTAACAGAGATTACCATGCAGTGAAATAAATGTGAAACTAATATTGATTGCTATTCAATACTGCATTTGTTACCAAATAAGATCTATCAGAGATAGTGGGCCAGAATTTTGCAGGGATATTCCCAGTGCTGTGGGGAAATAAAATGACATGTAGACATACTGCTCTTGCCAAATTAAAAGctacagagaggaaaatgttCAAAGTAGATAGTTGTGACAGCGGCTCATACTCCGAGCATTTCAGATCTCTAATTAAGTTTTATAGTTCAACTCTAACCTTTGACATTTAATCCCAGGACAGGACTTTGACACTTAATGTGTCAGTGATTACAGATAAGAGGAGTCCTATAGTGGTGGGAAGACAGTAATATTTGGAAATGAATTGATTTAAACTGTTTGCAGGCTGTATGCTACCACAGTATACTGTGAAACTCCGAATAAATGATAAACCCCACAAAGCAGGCCAATACAGATCTCTAGGAGATTGCTTAAATCTTTAGGAAATCCTGCAGTCTCCTTATTTTCTTACCCTCAAGCAGTGTGAACAACCCAGGAAATCACTCAACATGTTACCAAAACAAtatttcagagcagtgaaaagtGAGCTCTAAGCAACTACAAGAGAAGATAATGAACAAGGTCCCCATAGAACATGGTGCAAGCCTTGACCTAAATAAAACAATTCCAAAAACATACCTGGAGCAAACCACCATCATAAACCTTTGACAAATCATAAGCAAAGCCTTGGACCAAGACTCTGTCCATCCAGCCCTTCAGGATTGCAGGCATGTTGAACCAAAACAAGGGAAACTAGGCAAAGAGAAAATGACCTGGTTAGCACAGAGAGTCTGGGCCACCCTTAGGCCTGGTTTGTAGGACAAATCCTGTCCACTGAACCTGCTCAGATCCTCTATGTACCTTCTCAACCTCTCTGTCAGTAGAGGTAGTAACTATGCCTGGCAAAAGAAGCTGAAGTGCTTTCTGTTTGTGGTAACCTCAGAGCCAGACCTGagcacctccagcacagcaaTGCTGTGGTGCATGTGAGAGCTTCCATCCAGGATGGAGGAGGGTGCCATTTAATTCAGATTTAAGACTGTACAGAATCATGTCTCTTATGGCTGAAATGCAAAAGAATCGAACATCTTATTAGCAGGATTGACATCTGGTGATGAGTTCTGATCTGACAGTCTGGTGACAAAGGCCAGGGGATCATAGGAAAGACTTATTTTCATAGGAAAGACTTATTTTCAAACCCTGCTGACGTTATGTCACCAAAAAGAAATGTAAGGCTACTGCTTCTCTTCACAGTACTTTGGGATTTGTAGACACGGGGGACAGAGCTGCCATAGTGGAGAATGGACATGGGCTGTAAAGTTCCCTAATCAATTCCCAATAGTGTTTCTGCAACTCAGCAACAAATGAGAACAGCCTGCTTGGGAAAGCCCAGTTCCCTGACTTCACTGGCTACTCCCAGCTCCTTGCCCAGGAAATAATCCTTCCCTGCTTTCTGCCAGCCTGCCTGACATCCATGGTCACAGATGTCTTTGTGCATCCATCAGGAAGTTTGGCCCAGTGTTGGGGAGTTCCTGGAGTTGCTGTTTCAGCCTGCATCATTGTGCTACTCAACTACTGGTTTTGCTGTAATAATGACCCTGATAATTGTACCACTGACCTGTAGTTTTTACTGTACCATTACCTAAAGTCAATGTCACAACTGAACTCTGTTTAAAATAATGACCTGGAAAATCAGCAGGTCTGCTTGCTGCActttcttctgctcttcaaCCACGTCTTTGGACAAACCTCCTCTCTTGTAAGCTTCCCAGGTTTCCACACCATAATTGAAGGCTTCTGGGTTGTGCAGGTGACCTGTGGGTAGAAATGAACAGTCATTCCTTGCCCCCTGTGCAGTATCAGTGCCAGATAACAGCTGAGTGCAGGTTGCTGTTCACAGTTCTAAACTGAGTTACTGCTTTCCATTTTTCCTACGTTCTTGTCTTTGCTGGATATTCAGCACCATCCCAGCTGATGGTcacttgattttaaaaaggGGAGGAATGTATGGTCTCAGAGTTCTGAAGCTTCACCTTCCGGTAGCAACACAGGAAGGGCACTATGAGGACCTAAGCTTGCCTCAGGACTCTGGGAATGTGGGTAGAAGATTTAAGAGAATGTTGTGAATTGTTCTGCCTCTGCCTTAGGGCTTCCTGAGGCCATGCTGCACTTGTAAGCACTATGGAATTGCTTTCCAGTCTCTGTAACTGGGAAATTCACCAAGGGATGGGGAACCAGTATTGACCAGCTCTACTGACTCCACGAGCAGGTCATCAGTCTCTAGCAGAaggcaggggcagctgcagcctcgTGAACTCAACTCTAGCAAGTCCCAGAGTGGTATCTGAAGGCATTTCCTCTCTGTGAGAAATGGACTTGAGAGGCTGATTATGGACACGTGCTAATGTGTTTCTTCCTCTCAGTAATCTCGCTGTGATACAAAGGTCATGTTCAGGAGTGCACTTGTAGAAATGCAGATGTCTGGTCATGAATAAGTTTCTTATTAATGAAATAAGTTTCTCATTAATCTCTTGATgatctgagggctggagcacctctcctatcAAGacagagagttggggttgttcagcatGGGGAAGATTTCAGGGAGActttttttcagccttctgaGACCTGACAGGGGCCTTTTACAAGTCACTGTTTTTTGAGAGAGGCAGACTTTGGCTGGGCTCACCAACAATGTCATTCCTTGTTGCTCTGGGCTCAAACTGCATGGCATACAAATCTGACACGGTGACGCTGCAGCCCTGCTTGGTCAGCTCTTCCACAGCAATCTTCAGCAAAGATCCATTGAAGGACTTGGGCTCTTGATGTGCATAGACTATCAGGACTTTTTTCcctggaagcagaaagaaaaccaggagACCATTTGGAATCTAGGAGGCAGGTGCAGAACAGTTTGTAGAGTTGGGGTTCTTTCCTCACTCTTTCTGCAGTGAGGAAAGTCTTTTCCCAAGGACACAGAAGCACTGAAAGCAGAGTGACAGTGGCAGCATTTgactcctgctcagcagcactgagtgACTCCTGAGGCACTGAttgctgcctgtgcccagcccagcagttcTGTGCTACACTGGGCTTTCCTAGGTGGAACTCAGTGGAAAGAGGGGCTGTTCCATAGCCGGTCACACTGCCTACATCAGGAAAACACTGTCCCTCCTATTGAGTcaagaaggaaagaggaaatattttctatgcTGTAGCAGTTGTTTATAGATAATGAGAGAGCAAAATTTATAGGGATTATTGAAAATGACAGGGTCTGCAAACTATGCAGCTCCTGTTTCCTGACTTCCAAGGCAAAAATTCAGGCGTCGCCTGTGGTCATTTTCTCTGGTTCACAGCTTCAGCCTGGAGCAACACCTGCCAAGTGACAGGCAAGTTTATGGTGTCACGGAAACCCAGTAGAAACTGAACTGAATATTTGATGAAACAACAGctcatttttaatgtaaatgaTAAGGGGCAATTATTTCACGAGGATGCACAGTGTCCATGAAACAAGAGCTATgcaaaaaagacaataaaactTGCAGGTCAAATGCTATCATAAATTCGAGCTGTGTACAAACTTTTTAAACTCTTGTCTATATATTATTCTGGAATATAAAGAGCAGTTGCCTCTTTGGTGTTCCTACCAGCTCCGAGCAATCAGGGAGCTCTAGTGAGTGCCTGGAGATGGACTACTTCCCCAAAGTGCTCAGTTTGATTCTGCAAAGCTGCCAGATGCGGTATTCCGTGGTTTTCCTGGGCCTTATATGAGTCCAAATCCGGCTAGCGAAGACTCTAGCCCACACAGACCCGCATAGACAAAAGTAAAAGATGAGAAGCACTCTTCTCCATGTGGAGACAAGTAtcttgtttattggcttggtGGCAAGACGCTCCGGAGACGGGGCCACCCAAGTAGAAAAGAGCGCACGGGACTCTCCCACAGGAGGTTTTATAGCCTAGGGGGATGGGGGCGGGGGAGAGAGGACCGCGGCCAATGGAATGCCCTTGGGGAGGGGCAAGGGGAGGGGTACCCATGGGACGGATCACCAGGTGTGTGTAACAGGGGCGGTGTGTGAggggcaggggaaaaatcatTCTCGTGACCTAACCTACTCCGAAAAGATTTCCCATCACCCAGTGcaaacaactaaataaactatgTAGTGCAATACAACAGCCAGATTTCCCCCCTTTTGATAGAGCTGAAGGCGCTTGGGCAGAGTGTTTAGAGAGACTGGAGTTTTCCAAGGCATCACTTCCTGAGGTAATTTCAGTcgtttggaaaagacctcaatGTCCCAACTAAACACCGCAGAGGCGCCATCCCTGAGGTGCCCAGCGGCCACCCTGGAGCGAGCAGCATTTTCACCCGCATTTGCTCTTACCTGCCATtgctggggagcactggggagcTTCACTCTTGATAATCTGGTACTGCCTGAGAACTCAAGTGAGAGATTTGCTGGTGAGAAACAGGACCAGGTGCGAGGGGAATCGCCGGGTGTATCGCGCCGCTTCCGGTCCCGTGCCGCCCTTTGGGAAGTGGCTCCAGAACGACCCCGGCGTCCCGACCCCAGCGCCAGCCCGGCTGCCCTTACCTGCTCCTAGGGTCCCGGAGCACACCTGCGgccgggctgggagcagctcttcATAAAATCActgaatatcctgagctggaagggacccacaaagacCACCGAATCCAACTCTTCCCGGCGTCCCGGCCTTAGGGCAGCGTCAGCGTGGGGCGGGAT
This Haemorhous mexicanus isolate bHaeMex1 chromosome 1, bHaeMex1.pri, whole genome shotgun sequence DNA region includes the following protein-coding sequences:
- the LOC132330767 gene encoding ribosyldihydronicotinamide dehydrogenase [quinone]-like, which produces MAGKKVLIVYAHQEPKSFNGSLLKIAVEELTKQGCSVTVSDLYAMQFEPRATRNDIVGHLHNPEAFNYGVETWEAYKRGGLSKDVVEEQKKVQQADLLIFQFPLFWFNMPAILKGWMDRVLVQGFAYDLSKVYDGGLLQDKLSLFSFTTGGSKEKYAISGDIRYLLWPMQHGIMHFCGVKVLEPHICYAPESVSEEKRKEMLAAWTQRLKTLWKEEPIDCSPEWYFK